From the Nitrospirota bacterium genome, one window contains:
- a CDS encoding PIN domain-containing protein, with translation MNFVTDTHPLLWWFIDSPKISSNASDIFEKCELGENVIFIPSIVIAEALSIFDKKRVSFDFRKLFRKINESENLVIIPLDYPVLKEMIELKDIPELHDKIIASTARFLNLPIITKDETLRNFPYLKTIW, from the coding sequence GTGAACTTTGTCACAGACACTCATCCTCTTCTCTGGTGGTTCATAGACAGCCCTAAAATAAGCTCAAACGCATCTGATATTTTTGAAAAATGCGAACTCGGAGAAAATGTCATCTTTATCCCCTCAATTGTCATAGCAGAAGCTTTAAGCATTTTTGACAAAAAGCGCGTTTCTTTCGATTTTAGAAAGCTGTTCAGAAAAATAAATGAGAGCGAAAACTTAGTTATAATCCCGCTTGATTATCCCGTTCTCAAAGAGATGATTGAACTGAAAGATATTCCTGAACTGCATGACAAGATAATCGCATCAACTGCAAGATTTCTTAATCTTCCTATAATCACCAAGGATGAAACTCTTCGGAATTTTCCTTATCTGAAAACAATCTGGTAA